The window TGCTCAGGTACCGGTAGGGTATTGCCACGGGTTTGGTAGAAGTTTAAGTAATCTGGGGAAGGTTTTAATACATGGAAAGGTGCTTTCTGTGGTTGGTAATGTAACCATGAATACCATCTCTGTAGATGTCACAGACCTTAAAGAAGTAAATAAGGGAGACGAAGTTGTGATTATCGGCCGCCAAAAAAGAAATGAAATTACTGTTGCCTCTTTTGGGGAGTCCACCCAACAAGTCAATTATGAATTATTGACCAGACTTCCTCATGATATTCCAAGAAAAATTGTTACATAATTCATTTTTAGAATGGTGTTTGTGGTAGTATACTAAAAGTGGATTTTAATCCCTTATGTATAACCAAACCCATTTTACAATGAATTTATATTTTAAATCGAGTCTTGTTCTATTAATAGCTGTTTTCTTATTTTCATGCCATTCAGAACCTGTAGAATTAGCTGATCATGACTGGAAGGTTACAGATCTCTCCGGATCTCCTGCAAGCAAAAGTGAATTGGCAAAACTCTCTTTAGAGTTTAAAGATGGAAAAGAAATCGGTGGATTTGCAGGCTGCAACAATTTTAGGGGAGGAGCGACCTACAATCAGGAACAGATTCAGTTTTCGACTTTATACACAGACAATAGGTCCTGTAAACTTGAGCAATTGGAACAAAGGTTTTTATCCAATCTAGAATCCAGTAAGCAATACTCCTATTACGCAGGTAAACTCATTTTACAAGATGAAAGTGGGAATATACTTGTAGAACTGGAGCAATTATAATAATGCCCTATGGCATTTCAGACAGGGCACTCCCAAAGGGCTATAAATTTTGGCACCGGATTAAAAAATCCTTTTTTGCCTAGATTAGTTAAAAATAATTGTGCGATTGCCCACCACTTGAATTTTTCTTGCCAAATGGTATTTGATAGCTTTGGAAAGCACGACCTTTTCCACATCCTGACCTATTTGCACCAATTCGTCAATCGTATTGTGATGGCGAACCCTAGCTACATCCTGTTCAATAATAGGTCCTGCATCTAGTTCTTCGGTAACGTAGTGGGCAGTAGCGCCAATAATTTTAACCCCTCGCTTATAGGCTGCATGGTAGGGTTTTGCCCCTACGAAAGCAGGTAAAAATGAATGGTGAATATTGATAATATTGTTGGGGAAGTTATTAATAAAGTCGCCGGATAAAATCTGCATGTATCTGGCCAAAACAACAAAATCAACTTGATGCTCTTTCATAAGCTCAAGCTGTCTTTTCTCTTGGGTAAATTTGTTCTCCTTGGTAACAGGCAAATGATAATAAGGTATTCCAAAAGCTTTCACTACAGGCTCTAAATCCGGGTGATTGGAAATAACCAAAGGAATCTCCACATTGAATTGTCCGGAATAATACCGACTCAATATATCAAAAAGACAATGAGACAATTTAGAAACAAAAAGTGCCATTTTAGGTTTCGGGAAATTGAATGACAGGGAATATTGCATTTCATATTTGAACCCTACATTTTTCTTAAATTCTTCTAAAATGGAGTCTTTTTCTATGGCAAAAGTTTCCAGTTCCCACTCAGCACGCATAAAAAAATCACCTAATTCCTCGTCAATGTACTGATCTACAGCTAATATATTCCCATTGTTCTCATATAGAAATTGGGAAACGGCGGCAACTATACCTTTATTATCCTTACATTGTACAATTAAAATGGCTGTATGCATTTTGTTATAGTGCTATTGTGATTGAATTTTTTATTAACTAGGGATTATCAGTCAAGTAAAGCAACGATATCCTCCTGATTCAAGCTTTTAATAAAACTCTCTTCGGTACTAATCAGCTCTCCTGCAAGGGCCATTTTCCGCTCTTGAAGTTCCATTATTTTTTCTTCAACAGAATTACGGGTGATAAACTTATAAATAATCACTTTATTTTTTTGTCCTATTCGGTGTGCTCTATCAATGGCTTGGGCCTCTACGGCAGGATTCCACCAAGGATCCAGCATAAATACATATTCTGCTTTTGTTAAATTAAGCCCTACTCCTCCTGCTTTCAATGAAATCAGAAAAACTTTGATATTTGGGTTCTCTTGAAAGGAAGCCACTTCCTTTTGCCGATCTACTGTCGCTCCATCAAGATAGGCGAAAGGTATTTTTTCATCCTTAAGAAATTCCTTAACGATGCCAAGATGCTTTACAAAT of the Cyclobacterium marinum DSM 745 genome contains:
- a CDS encoding META domain-containing protein codes for the protein MNLYFKSSLVLLIAVFLFSCHSEPVELADHDWKVTDLSGSPASKSELAKLSLEFKDGKEIGGFAGCNNFRGGATYNQEQIQFSTLYTDNRSCKLEQLEQRFLSNLESSKQYSYYAGKLILQDESGNILVELEQL
- the purU gene encoding formyltetrahydrofolate deformylase, whose translation is MHTAILIVQCKDNKGIVAAVSQFLYENNGNILAVDQYIDEELGDFFMRAEWELETFAIEKDSILEEFKKNVGFKYEMQYSLSFNFPKPKMALFVSKLSHCLFDILSRYYSGQFNVEIPLVISNHPDLEPVVKAFGIPYYHLPVTKENKFTQEKRQLELMKEHQVDFVVLARYMQILSGDFINNFPNNIINIHHSFLPAFVGAKPYHAAYKRGVKIIGATAHYVTEELDAGPIIEQDVARVRHHNTIDELVQIGQDVEKVVLSKAIKYHLARKIQVVGNRTIIFN